A genomic stretch from Falco cherrug isolate bFalChe1 chromosome 3, bFalChe1.pri, whole genome shotgun sequence includes:
- the SCN1B gene encoding sodium channel subunit beta-1: MLFPGLSLLLGLLMAGGAQGGCVEVASGTEAVLGAPFRLLCIACKRRSETPAQAEGEWFFRPEGDPHYQKILHYSPEEGQWVAPGPFEGLLSWNGSRGTRDLQDLSVWLAAVGRPHAGHYVCRLRRNLTFEGYVYSLARNKTLRLAVVDTARRDLASIVSEILMYVLIVVLTLWLAAEMLYCYRKVAAAAPPPDSASEYLAITSESKENCAGVQVAE, translated from the exons ctgggggggccCAGGGGGGGTGCGTGGAGGTGGCGTCGGGGACGGAGGCGGTTTTGGGGGCCCCCTTCCGCCTGCTGTGCATCGCCTGCAAGCGCCGCAGCGAGACCCCTGCCCAGGCCGAGGGGGAGTGGTTCTTCCGCCCCGAGGGGGACCCTCACTACCAGAAG ATCCTGCACTACAGCCCGGAGGAGGGGCAGTGGGTGGCCCCCGGCCCGTTCGAGGGGTTGCTGTCGTGGAACGGCTCGCGGGGCACGCGGGACCTGCAGGACCTGTCGGTGTGGCTGGCGGCCGTAGGGCGCCCCCACGCGGGCCACTACGTGTGCCGCCTGCGCCGCAACCTGACCTTCGAGGGCTACGTGTACAGTCTGGCGCGGAACAAGACCCTGAGGCTGGCCGTGGTGGACACGG CGCGGCGGGACCTGGCGTCCATCGTGTCGGAGATCCTGATGTACGTGCTGATCGTGGTGCTGACGCTGTGGCTGGCGGCCGAGATGCTGTACTGCTACCGCAAGGTggcggccgccgccccgccccccgaCAGCGC ctcagaGTACCTGGCCATCACCTCGGAGAGCAAAGAGAACTGCGCTGGGGTGCAGGTGGCCGAGtag